A section of the Trichomycterus rosablanca isolate fTriRos1 chromosome 6, fTriRos1.hap1, whole genome shotgun sequence genome encodes:
- the ror1 gene encoding inactive tyrosine-protein kinase transmembrane receptor ROR1 encodes MTLRLDLGGEWARWARWAAEGGLLARRCQHQQRCSFLLISVVLLSCCCMIRTAAGAGALAQTDVVTAASWNVSSGSQKDHFLRLDAPMNNITTSLGQMAELHCHVSGNPPPTVRWLKNDAPVTPEARRISYKQTAYGSRLRIRNLDTTDTGYFQCVATNSYGTVSTTGILFVKFDPLPTPQSGKPSPEDFDEEGFCQPYRGIACARFIGNRSIFVDSLQMQGEIETQITAAFTMIGTSNHLSDRCSQFAIPSLCHFAFPTCDRSSGMDKPRDLCKDECEILENDLCKTEYIIARSNPLILKRLKLPNCDDLASTDSPEAANCMRIGIPMGESINKNHKCFNGSGSDYRGTTSVTRSGRQCQPWNSQYPHSHAFLALRYPELNGGHSYCRNPGNKQEAPWCFTLDEGVRMELCDIPPCDPEKRGGGSSMEILYILVPSVAIPLAIALLFFFICVCRNNQKASRPPAQRQPKPVRGQNVEMSMLPAYKPKTKAKELPLSAVRFMEELGDCAFGKIYKGHLYLPGMEHAQLVAIKTLKDFSSPQQWSEFQQEASGLAELHHPNVVCLVGVVTQEQPVCMLFEFLPLGDLHEFLVMRSPHSDVGCSSDEDGTVKSSLDHADFLHVAMQVATGMEYLASHFVVHKDLAARNVLVGEQLHIKISDLGLSKEIYTSDYYRVQPKTLLPIRWMPLEAIAYGKFTTESDIWAFGVVLWEIFSFGLQPYYGFSNQEVMDMVRKRQLLPCPDDCPPRVYALMNECWQEGPARRPRFKDIHARLRAWEGLSSHASSSTPSGGNATTQTTSLSASPVSNLSSPRYAGYIYGAPQGIAPGQIAGFVAAPMPQNQRFIPVNGYAIPPGYTAFPAAHFAPAQAPTRVLQHCPPPKSRSPSSASGSTSTGHVTSVPSTGSNHDANTPLLSHCITLSAIPAVTFGHIAQKGLQLDPAQAALLADSNRLMYTESVITADL; translated from the exons GAGCGGGAGCTCTGGCCCAGACCGACGTGGTGACGGCTGCGAGTTGGAACGTCTCCAGTGGGTCGCAGAAAG acCACTTCCTCAGACTTGACGCTCCCATGAACAACATCACCACGTCTCTGGGTCAGATGGCCGAGCTGCACTGCCACGTGTCGGGGAACCCGCCGCCCACGGTGCGCTGGCTCAAAAACGACGCCCCGGTGACCCCGGAGGCGCGGCGGATTTCCTACAAACAGACGGCGTACGGCTCGCGGCTGCGCATTCGCAACCTGGATACCACCGACACCGGGTACTTCCAGTGTGTGGCCACCAACAGCTACGGCACCGTCTCCACCACCGGCATCCTATTCGTCAAGTTCG ATCCGCTGCCGACACCGCAGTCTGGAAAGCCGTCACC GGAAGACTTTGATGAGGAAGGTTTTTGCCAGCCCTACAGAGGAATCGCCTGTGCTCGCTTCATCGGGAACCGGAGCATCTTCGTGGACTCGCTGCAGATGCAGGGCGAGATCGAAACTCAGATCACAG CCGCCTTCACCATGATCGGCACCTCCAACCACCTATCGGATCGCTGCTCCCAGTTCGCCATCCCCTCCCTCTGCCACTTCGCCTTCCCCACGTGTGACCGGAGCTCCGGCATGGACAAACCGCGAGACCTGTGCAAGGACGAGTGCGAGATCCTGGAGAACGACCTGTGTAAGACGGAGTACATCATCGCCCGCTCCAACCCCTTGATCCTCAAGCGCCTCAAACTGCCCAACTGCGACGACCTGGCGTCCACGGACAGTCCGGAGGCGGCCAACTGCATGAGGATCGGGATCCCCATGGGAGAGTCCATCAACAAGA ATCACAAGTGCTTCAACGGCAGCGGTTCTGATTACCGCGGTACGACCAGCGTGACGCGGTCGGGTCGCCAGTGCCAGCCGTGGAACTCTCAGTACCCGCACAGCCACGCCTTCCTGGCTTTGCGCTATCCGGAGCTCAACGGAGGCCACTCGTACTGCCGGAACCCGGGCAACAAGCAGGAGGCGCCGTGGTGCTTCACTCTGGACGAGGGTGTTCGCATGGAGCTGTGCGACATCCCCCCCTGTG ACCCGGAGAAGCGAGGCGGTGGCAGCAGCATGGAGATCCTCTACATCCTGGTCCCCAGCGTGGCCATCCCCCTGGCCATCGCCCTGCTTTTCTTCTTCATCTGCGTGTGCCGGAATAACCAGAAAGCCTCGCGCCCGCCCGCTCAGCGCCAGCCCAAACCTGTACGAGGCCAAAACGTGGAGATGTCCATGCTGCCCGCGTACAAACCCAAG ACCAAAGCCAAGGAGCTGCCCCTGTCTGCCGTGCGTTTTATGGAGGAGCTCGGCGACTGCGCTTTCGGAAAGATCTACAAGGGTCACCTGTACCTCCCAGGCATGGAGCACGCTCAACTGGTGGCCATCAAGACCCTGAAGGACTTCTCCAGCCCTCAGCAGTGGTCCGAGTTCCAGCAGGAGGCGTCGGGCTTGGCCGAGCTGCACCATCCCAACGTGGTGTGTCTGGTGGGCGTGGTCACGCAGGAGCAGCCCGTTTGCATGCTCTTCGAGTTCCTGCCGCTCGGAGACCTGCACGAGTTTCTGGTCATGCGCTCGCCGCATTCCGACGTGGGCTGCAGCAGCGACGAGGACGGCACGGTCAAGTCCAGCCTGGACCACGCAGACTTCCTGCACGTGGCCATGCAGGTCGCGACGGGCATGGAGTATCTCGCCAGCCACTTTGTCGTTCACAAGGACCTCGCGGCCAGGAACGTTCTCGTAGGAGAGCAGCTACATATTAAGATTTCAGACCTTGGACTGTCGAAGGAAATCTACACCTCGGATTATTACCGGGTGCAGCCGAAAACGCTGCTGCCGATTCGCTGGATGCCACTGGAAGCCATCGCGTACGGAAAGTTCACCACCGAGTCGGACATCTGGGCGTTCGGAGTGGTACTCTGGGAGATCTTCAGCTTCGGTCTGCAGCCTTACTACGGCTTCAGCAATCAAGAAGTGATGGACATGGTGCGTAAGAGGCAGCTGCTGCCGTGCCCGGACGACTGCCCGCCCCGGGTGTACGCGCTCATGAACGAGTGCTGGCAGGAAGGACCCGCTCGGAGACCTAGATTCAAGGACATCCACGCTCGGTTACGTGCATGGGAAGGCTTGTCATCCCACGCCAGCTCGAGCACGCCATCCGGGGGCAACGCCACCACCCAGACCACCTCGCTGAGCGCCAGCCCGGTCAGCAACCTCAGCAGCCCACGCTACGCTGGCTACATCTACGGGGCTCCTCAGGGCATCGCCCCGGGCCAGATCGCGGGCTTCGTGGCGGCGCCCATGCCGCAGAACCAGCGCTTCATCCCCGTCAACGGATACGCCATCCCGCCGGGGTATACCGCGTTCCCGGCCGCCCACTTCGCCCCGGCTCAAGCGCCGACGCGGGTCCTACAGCACTGCCCTCCGCCCAAGAGCCGCTCGCCAAGCAGCGCCAGCGGTTCCACCAGCACGGGCCACGTGACCAGCGTGCCGTCCACGGGGTCCAACCATGACGCCAACACGCCGCTGTTGTCGCACTGCATCACTCTGTCGGCCATCCCTGCGGTGACGTTCGGACACATCGCTCAAAAGGGGCTGCAGTTGGACCCGGCGCAGGCGGCACTCTTAGCGGACTCTAACAGACTCATGTATACTGAATCGGTCATCACCGCCGACCtgtga